In Bermanella sp. WJH001, the genomic stretch TGCTGACTTACTTCACTTACGTCACAGCGAGTTCATGCAATGCAAACATGAGGCTCTAAACGCCCATGAATAAAGGGATTGTCATAGCAGGTGCTACCGGCGAATTGGGCAAAAGACTTGTAGAAAAGTTAATTGCACACAACCCAAATCACCAAATACACGTTCTCGTTCGTACCGAGTCTCCCTTATTTGATGAGCGCGTACAGCAACACATCATCAGCTATGACACCTTAGATACATTTAAGCTCAGCAGTGGCTTTGATATGGCTTATTCGTGCTTAGGCACCACCATTAAAACGGCAGGTAGCAAAGCGCAATTTAAATACGTCGATCACGATCTAACCCTAAAATTTGCCAATTGGGCACACCAACACGGCTGCTCAAATTTTGCTTGTATTAGTGCTATTGGCGCCAACAAAACCAGCCATAACTTTTACCTAGCGGTAAAGGGCGAAACCGAACACGACTTAACTCAAATAGGTTTTAAGCATCTATGGTTAATTCGACCAAGTTTATTACTGGGTCAGCGAGACGAGTTTCGCTTGGGTGAATACCTAGGTGCCCTGCTTAGTATGTTTATAAGCCCATTCATGGTTGGGCCACTGGCCAAATACAAACCTGTGCAAATGCTGCAAGTGGCCGAAACTATGGCAAAACTATCAGATAATAATGATGAAAAAGAAGGGTGCCATGTTATACAAGGTCAGGCTTTAATTAACCCTTAGAGGCCTGCTGCTCTTGCTGAGCCTTAATAATGGCTGCGATCTTTTCTTTACGAAGTGCGCATAAATCTAAAATGCGCATTTTTTCGGCGGGCATTAAATCATTCCACTTTTGGCGCTCAACCCTTGAGCGTAAACATCCCATGCAATAACCCTTAGCATTGCTTTGGCATACACCGATACAAGGATTGGGGACGGGAAATAATTCAACCTGTTGCATATTCAACCAACTAAGTGATGAAAAACCAGTCTAGCCTAGAGCGAAACCCCAGCCAAGCCTTTAAAACTACATCACTCAGGCTTATACCCACTATACGGTATATAACTATGAATTATAGTTAAACATGGTGTAGAATTCCGGCCACTTTTTTCACCTGTGTGGTTTCATTTTCTTAGAGGCCCCACAGAGCAACCGCTGAATTATGGCCTATTCTAAGTCGTAATTTGGTTAATAATTAGAGGCATACAATGACTGATCGCATTCAAGTTGGCGGCCTACAAGTCGCTAAAGAACTTTTTGATTTTGTTAACGAAAAAGCTATTCCGGGTACCGGCATTGACCAAGATAAATTCTGGTCAGAGTTCAGCGCCATTGCGAACGAACTAGCGCCTAAAAACAAAGCCCTTTTAGCTAAGCGTGATGATCTACAAGCTAAAATCGACGCTTACCACACAGAACGCAAAGGTCAGTCTCTTAACTTTGCTGAATACAAAGCTTTCCTAGAAGAAATCGGTTACCTAGTACCACAAGGCCCTGATTTTTCTGCTACTACTCAAAATGTTGAACCTGAAATTGCTGAAATGGCTGGCCCACAGCTTGTAGTACCAGTAATGAACGCCCGTTTTGCACTTAACGCCTCTAACGCTCGCTGGGGTTCTTTATACGATGCCGCTTACGGCACCAAAGTGATCTCTGAAGAAGGCGGCGCTGAAAAAGGCACTGGCTACAACAAAGTACGCGGCGACAAAGTTATCGCATACGCCCGTGAAGTATTAAACACAGCTGCTCCACTTGCTACTGGCTCTCACGTTGGTACAACTGGTTACGCAATTGAAGACGGTAAGTTGGTTGTAACCCTTGCTGACGGTTCTAAAACCGGCCTTAAAGACGAAGGCAAACTGGTTGGTTTTACTGGTGACATCGCCAACCCAACTTCCATCTTGCTTAAAAACAACGGCCTTCACCTAGAAATCGTAATCGACCCAACTAGCCCAGTCGGTTCTACTGACGCAGCTGGCGTAAAAGATTTAGTACTAGAAAGCGCCCTAACCACCATCATGGACTGCGAAGACTCTGTAGCCTGTGTGGACGCAGCAGATAAAGTTGTGACTTACGGCAACTGGTTAGGCCTAATGAAAGGTGACCTTGCTGAAGAAGTATCAAAAGGCGGCAAAACCTTCACACGTAAAATGAACGCTGACCGTGAATTCAACGGCCTAGACGGCAACACTTTCTCTTTGAAAGGCCG encodes the following:
- a CDS encoding NAD(P)H-binding protein, giving the protein MNKGIVIAGATGELGKRLVEKLIAHNPNHQIHVLVRTESPLFDERVQQHIISYDTLDTFKLSSGFDMAYSCLGTTIKTAGSKAQFKYVDHDLTLKFANWAHQHGCSNFACISAIGANKTSHNFYLAVKGETEHDLTQIGFKHLWLIRPSLLLGQRDEFRLGEYLGALLSMFISPFMVGPLAKYKPVQMLQVAETMAKLSDNNDEKEGCHVIQGQALINP
- a CDS encoding DUF1289 domain-containing protein, with translation MQQVELFPVPNPCIGVCQSNAKGYCMGCLRSRVERQKWNDLMPAEKMRILDLCALRKEKIAAIIKAQQEQQASKG